Proteins encoded by one window of Lathyrus oleraceus cultivar Zhongwan6 chromosome 1, CAAS_Psat_ZW6_1.0, whole genome shotgun sequence:
- the LOC127101830 gene encoding uncharacterized protein LOC127101830, which produces MNPILRKSIFTFRYKEPRMDSSKALSSKLAPVKYKCYATYGNILDLVNENMDYGALTTLAKCYDIPLHCFTFLDFQIAPTFEEFERILNRPIKDHNPFPKIEEDFNMPKLAAVLGIDVNELVSSWSPKGVDKGFTRKFLEGHAWKFAKEEKWKSCITILALLIFGIILFPNIDNFIDRSTIEVFLFGNPVPFLLVDFYHIFHTHHEKKGGTFLCCVPLLHMWMKTHMPQKGPFVSKDLPWSQKFASLSAGSIQWYKRESETQDIIFRCGGFPNIPLIGTHGCINYNPVSCMRKFGHAMNGPPEDKDLVPFVINNIDPLNPIVRKVRKAWTKIVRSGSELGKKNVIAKEPYV; this is translated from the coding sequence ATGAATCCTATTCTCAGAAAAAGCATATTTACTTTTCGATACAAGGAACCTCGAATGGACAGTTCGAAAGCTTTGAGTTCCAAGTTGGCACCAGTCAAGTACAAATGCTACGCAACTTATGGAAACATTCTGGACCTAGTGAACGAGAATATGGACTATGGAGCTCTCACTACTTTGGCTAAGTGCTATGATATCCCTTTGCATTGCTTCACTTTCCTAGATTTCCAGATAGCTCCCACTTTCGAAGAGTTTGAGAGAATTCTGAATCGGCCCATCAAAGATCATAATCCATTCCCAAAGATTGAAGAAGACTTCAATATGCCCAAATTAGCAGCAGTGTTGGGTATTGACGTAAATGAACTAGTATCCAGTTGGTCTCCTAAAGGGGTTGATAAAGGGTTCACAAGGAAGTTTTTGGAAGGCCATGCTTGGAAATTTGCTaaagaagaaaaatggaaatCTTGTATTACAATCTTGGCCTTGTTGATCTTTGGGATCATACTATTCCCAAACATCGATAACTTCATAGATCGTTCAACAATAGAGGTTTTCTTATTTGGCAACCCGGTGCCATTTCTCTTGGTAGACTTCTACCATATTTTCCACACTCACCACGAGAAGAAGGGTGGGACTTTCCTATGTTGTGTTCCATTGTTGCATATGTGGATGAAAACCCACATGCCACAAAAGGGTCCTTTTGTCTCCAAGGATCTCCCATGGTCTCAGAAATTTGCTTCACTCTCTGCCGGTTCCATCCAGTGGTACAAGAGGGAATCGGAAACCCAAGACATCATCTTTAGGTGTGGAGGATTTCCAAATATACCCTTGATAGGTACACATGGGTGTATTAATTACAATCCTGTGTCGTGCATGAGGAAATTTGGACACGCAATGAATGGTCCTCCTGAAGATAAAGACTTGGTACCTTTTGTTATCAACAATATTGATCCACTTAACCCTATTGTAAGGAAAGTGAGAAAAGCCTGGACGAAGATTGTCAGAAGTGGTTCGGAACTTGGGAAGAAAAATGTCATTGCCAAAGAGCCATACGTGTAG